The following proteins are encoded in a genomic region of Thermococcus henrietii:
- a CDS encoding DUF835 domain-containing protein, with translation MGLGNLAPYFSGIALIIIGLYGITKSYWEWKDHDEPVKRLAFTLMVSFALFGIIGGIAVFLTILVTPQFWALQAIVVTTGYLILAHESLSMLEKLRKPEKKHERKKVKCALPVAGIVKSREEAVILLKAVSNYADLPLLVIGREHPEEWTNKTGIEPDDYIWLTRVEHKKAVSPSSLHVLSGKVIGFIRDNPGGVIYIEGIEYMLFYSDFKAVAKFLFSIRDAAMIESAHVLILANEDTLSPEQMAILKKEFEEIDVEKILEKLMGPALFGAIPSRKRRDFNASAEGSEEGSGAGEEKAEEARPLRREETAEEGR, from the coding sequence GTGGGATTAGGTAACCTCGCACCGTACTTCTCGGGGATAGCGCTAATTATTATAGGTCTCTACGGGATAACCAAATCGTACTGGGAGTGGAAGGACCACGATGAACCCGTGAAGAGGCTCGCCTTCACCCTTATGGTGTCCTTTGCCCTGTTCGGAATCATAGGGGGCATAGCGGTATTCTTAACTATACTGGTTACCCCTCAATTCTGGGCCCTTCAAGCCATAGTTGTCACGACTGGATACTTAATACTCGCCCACGAGTCCCTGAGCATGCTTGAAAAGCTGAGAAAACCGGAGAAGAAACACGAGAGAAAAAAGGTCAAATGCGCACTTCCCGTCGCCGGAATCGTTAAATCACGGGAGGAAGCGGTAATCCTACTGAAAGCGGTGAGCAACTACGCGGACCTTCCCCTGCTCGTAATAGGACGAGAACACCCAGAAGAGTGGACTAACAAAACTGGCATAGAACCCGACGATTACATCTGGCTCACGAGGGTTGAGCACAAAAAGGCGGTAAGCCCGAGCAGCCTGCACGTTCTCAGCGGAAAGGTAATAGGATTCATAAGGGACAACCCCGGCGGAGTAATTTACATCGAGGGAATCGAGTACATGTTATTCTACTCTGACTTCAAGGCCGTTGCGAAGTTTCTGTTCTCAATCAGAGACGCGGCGATGATAGAGAGCGCCCACGTACTCATACTAGCCAACGAAGACACCCTCAGCCCAGAGCAGATGGCAATACTGAAAAAGGAGTTCGAGGAGATAGACGTCGAGAAAATCCTTGAAAAGCTCATGGGACCCGCGTTGTTCGGGGCTATTCCGAGCAGGAAGCGGAGGGATTTCAATGCCAGCGCTGAGGGTTCCGAAGAGGGAAGCGGAGCCGGTGAAGAGAAGGCTGAAGAAGCTCGGCCTCTACGACGGGAAGAGACGGCCGAAGAGGGAAGATGA
- the moaA gene encoding GTP 3',8-cyclase MoaA yields the protein MTLYDRFGRPVTNLRISLTQECNFRCFFCHREGQRFLAKNEMTPEEIERLVRIASRLGIRKVKLTGGEPTVREDIIEIVRRIKPYVKDLSMTTNGSRLKELAEPLARAGLDRVNVSLHSLKPEVYKKITGVDMLETVLEGIEEAVKYLSPVKLNMTVMKGLNDGEIWDMIDFSAKTGAILQLIELEAPREMTETAFFRKYFYPLRPVERELEKRAVEIRERRMHRRRKYFIPTDYGIAEVEVVRAMHNTVFCANCTRLRVTSNGKFKTCLLRNDDLIDFLSVMRNGASDAELVDIFRKAVLKREPYWR from the coding sequence ATGACCCTCTACGACCGCTTCGGAAGACCAGTGACGAACCTCAGGATTTCGCTCACGCAGGAGTGCAACTTCCGCTGTTTCTTCTGCCACCGCGAGGGCCAGAGGTTTTTAGCCAAAAACGAGATGACGCCCGAGGAAATAGAAAGGCTCGTCAGAATAGCCTCGCGTCTCGGAATAAGGAAGGTCAAGCTCACCGGTGGCGAGCCGACCGTTCGGGAGGACATAATTGAAATAGTTCGGAGGATAAAGCCCTACGTTAAAGACCTGAGCATGACGACCAACGGGAGCAGGCTTAAGGAGCTCGCCGAACCGCTCGCGAGGGCCGGTCTGGACAGGGTGAACGTCTCGCTCCACAGCCTAAAACCGGAAGTCTACAAAAAAATCACGGGCGTTGATATGCTCGAAACCGTTCTTGAAGGCATCGAGGAGGCGGTGAAGTATCTCTCTCCGGTCAAGCTCAACATGACGGTAATGAAGGGCCTCAACGATGGTGAAATCTGGGACATGATAGACTTCTCGGCGAAGACAGGCGCGATACTCCAGCTCATAGAGCTCGAAGCGCCGAGGGAGATGACGGAGACGGCGTTCTTTCGGAAGTACTTCTACCCGCTCAGGCCGGTGGAGAGGGAGCTCGAAAAGAGGGCAGTAGAAATCCGCGAGAGGAGGATGCACCGGAGGAGGAAGTACTTCATTCCGACCGACTACGGAATAGCCGAGGTTGAGGTCGTTAGGGCGATGCACAACACGGTCTTCTGCGCCAACTGCACAAGGCTGAGGGTCACCTCCAACGGGAAGTTCAAGACCTGCCTGCTGAGGAACGACGATTTGATAGACTTCCTGAGCGTGATGAGGAACGGCGCGAGCGACGCGGAACTCGTCGATATTTTCAGGAAGGCCGTGTTAAAACGCGAGCCCTACTGGCGGTAG
- a CDS encoding PIN domain-containing protein → MTVIDTNVFLYAVLKDSELNEEARNLLASLERWVVPSMVLYELYWFLKKREYSVEDINGVISAVLSSPRTKVVGDNGKYTKEALKLTKNPKRFNDMVILATAKDFGRLATYDKKLRKEAEKLGIKVLP, encoded by the coding sequence ATGACGGTCATAGACACCAACGTTTTTCTTTATGCGGTTCTGAAGGACTCTGAACTTAACGAGGAGGCGAGGAACCTGCTGGCGTCACTGGAGCGATGGGTCGTTCCGAGCATGGTTCTCTACGAGCTCTACTGGTTTTTAAAGAAGAGGGAGTACTCGGTGGAAGACATCAACGGGGTAATCTCCGCGGTTCTCTCAAGTCCCAGAACGAAGGTCGTCGGCGACAACGGGAAATACACGAAGGAAGCCCTGAAGCTGACCAAGAACCCCAAGCGGTTCAACGACATGGTAATCCTCGCAACCGCGAAGGACTTTGGAAGGCTCGCAACCTACGATAAAAAGCTGAGAAAAGAGGCGGAAAAACTCGGAATCAAAGTGCTACCCTAA
- a CDS encoding ATP-binding protein, whose translation MFYDRGHELEKLNEVYSFPGSSFLVIYGRRRVGKTALVKEFLSDKLGLYFFVGEKDEALLLEEYSREIEEKLSAYLPSYLKPKFGSLEELVGFLLDFSRERKLLVVFDEFQNFRTVKPSFFSSLQRLWDEKKETSNLMLIAVGSYVGMIKRIFMDRKEPLFGRVDEWVKLRPFDFWTSFDFVRSQVSVPPRDFVELYSALGGMPRYLLYVPRYYRGDSLEALKALFFDEFAPLREEGLNVLKLEFGRFYRAHFSILEAVSLGYVTPKEISDKTGIKLLTVGKYLSELTNHFEYLTREVPVTENPLKTRKVIYRIIDEFFNFWFRFVYHNYTSLEENPEKVFERFKTEFPAFVGKTYERIAVDFVRGLDLGFEPERVGRWWHKGEEIDVVAYDRKNILLFEVKWKDLSLRDARKVLKSLERKAKLLPLKGDYQFGVIARELEGKEELREEGFLAFDLNDVIRPRPLSPSP comes from the coding sequence ATGTTCTACGACAGGGGGCACGAGCTTGAGAAGCTCAACGAGGTTTACTCCTTTCCGGGCTCAAGCTTTCTCGTTATTTACGGCAGGAGGAGGGTTGGGAAGACCGCCTTGGTCAAGGAGTTTCTGAGTGATAAGCTCGGCCTCTACTTCTTCGTGGGCGAGAAGGACGAGGCTTTGCTCCTCGAAGAGTACTCGCGCGAGATTGAGGAAAAGCTTTCTGCTTACCTTCCTTCATATTTGAAGCCAAAGTTCGGCTCCCTGGAGGAGCTGGTTGGGTTCCTGCTCGACTTCTCGCGGGAGAGGAAGCTCCTTGTGGTCTTTGACGAGTTCCAGAACTTCAGGACGGTTAAGCCTTCCTTCTTCTCCTCCCTCCAGAGGCTCTGGGACGAGAAAAAGGAAACCTCGAACTTAATGCTCATCGCAGTTGGCTCGTACGTTGGCATGATTAAGCGCATCTTCATGGATAGAAAGGAGCCACTCTTCGGCAGGGTGGACGAGTGGGTTAAGCTCAGGCCCTTTGACTTCTGGACCTCCTTCGACTTCGTGCGCTCGCAAGTTAGCGTTCCGCCGAGGGATTTCGTTGAGCTTTATTCGGCTTTGGGCGGAATGCCCCGGTACCTCCTCTACGTCCCGCGCTACTATCGAGGAGACTCTCTTGAGGCTCTGAAGGCGCTGTTCTTCGATGAGTTCGCCCCGCTGAGGGAGGAGGGCCTGAACGTTCTCAAACTGGAGTTCGGCAGGTTCTACCGCGCTCACTTCTCAATCCTCGAAGCGGTCAGCCTCGGCTACGTTACGCCCAAGGAGATAAGCGACAAAACGGGTATAAAGCTCCTCACCGTCGGCAAGTACCTCAGCGAGCTGACCAACCACTTCGAGTACCTGACGAGGGAAGTTCCCGTCACCGAGAACCCGCTGAAGACGAGGAAAGTAATCTATCGCATAATTGACGAATTCTTCAACTTCTGGTTCCGCTTCGTTTACCACAACTACACCTCCCTTGAGGAGAATCCTGAGAAGGTCTTTGAGCGCTTTAAAACTGAGTTTCCCGCCTTCGTTGGCAAAACCTACGAGAGAATAGCAGTGGACTTCGTGAGAGGGCTCGACTTAGGCTTTGAACCGGAGCGCGTTGGCAGGTGGTGGCACAAGGGAGAAGAGATAGACGTGGTCGCCTACGACCGGAAAAACATCCTACTCTTCGAGGTTAAGTGGAAGGACCTGAGCCTGAGGGACGCGAGGAAGGTTTTGAAGTCCCTTGAGAGGAAGGCGAAACTTCTCCCGCTCAAAGGGGATTACCAGTTCGGGGTCATAGCGAGGGAGCTTGAGGGCAAGGAGGAACTAAGGGAAGAGGGCTTCCTAGCCTTTGACCTTAACGACGTCATTCGCCCACGTCCTCTATCCCCTTCTCCGTAA
- a CDS encoding AbrB/MazE/SpoVT family DNA-binding domain-containing protein gives MSLTKVTRNYQITIPSEIRKKLGIKVGDILLVEVEDGKVVLKKSELELPLLPGGKKLTVEEIEETIIEGIGDEE, from the coding sequence ATGAGCCTGACAAAGGTAACTAGGAACTACCAAATTACTATACCAAGCGAGATTAGGAAAAAGCTTGGGATTAAAGTGGGGGACATACTGCTCGTTGAGGTTGAGGACGGGAAGGTTGTTCTCAAAAAGAGCGAGCTTGAGCTTCCACTGCTTCCGGGTGGAAAGAAGCTGACTGTTGAGGAAATCGAAGAAACAATCATCGAGGGCATCGGTGACGAAGAATGA
- the taw22 gene encoding tRNA (guanine(37)-N1)/4-demethylwyosine(37)-methyltransferase Taw22, which produces MPALRVPKREAEPVKRRLKKLGLYDGKRRPKREDDFVLLPVIEDGRIYTLGYEVLPAELPFRPERQIYKNLESVLAERLSEEELKYLRRYDVIGDIAVIQIPPELEHRVEDIVWGLRKVHPFLRVVARKGFHEGTFRIRDYSIIWGEKRLETVHRENGVEIKVDLSRVFFNPRMKGERYRLAQLVKDGEKILIPFAGVLPYALVIARYRKVKITAVELNREAYELGLENVKRNRKRLKGEIEFIHGDAFKVLPELPSYDRVISPTPRGVDALALTLSKAERWLHYYDFVHENEIEAFRRRILEECQKLGRECSVRVKKVSDFKPHVFKVCADIKVEEKRV; this is translated from the coding sequence ATGCCAGCGCTGAGGGTTCCGAAGAGGGAAGCGGAGCCGGTGAAGAGAAGGCTGAAGAAGCTCGGCCTCTACGACGGGAAGAGACGGCCGAAGAGGGAAGATGACTTCGTTCTCTTACCCGTCATCGAGGACGGGAGAATTTACACCCTCGGCTACGAGGTTCTGCCCGCTGAGCTTCCGTTCCGGCCCGAGAGGCAGATATATAAAAACCTTGAGAGCGTTTTAGCGGAGAGGCTGAGCGAGGAGGAGCTGAAGTACCTCAGGCGCTACGACGTTATAGGCGACATAGCCGTTATTCAGATTCCACCCGAGCTGGAGCACCGCGTTGAGGACATCGTTTGGGGACTGCGGAAGGTCCACCCGTTCCTCAGGGTGGTGGCGAGGAAGGGCTTCCACGAGGGGACATTCAGGATCAGGGACTACTCGATAATCTGGGGCGAGAAGAGGCTCGAAACCGTTCACAGGGAGAACGGCGTCGAGATTAAGGTTGATTTAAGCAGGGTCTTCTTCAACCCGAGGATGAAGGGCGAGCGCTACCGTTTGGCCCAGCTGGTAAAAGACGGCGAGAAGATTTTGATTCCCTTCGCCGGCGTTCTGCCGTATGCTCTCGTGATAGCGAGGTACAGAAAGGTTAAGATAACGGCCGTCGAGCTGAACAGAGAAGCCTACGAACTCGGGCTGGAGAACGTAAAGCGCAACAGGAAGAGGCTGAAGGGCGAGATAGAGTTCATTCACGGCGATGCCTTCAAGGTTCTGCCCGAGCTTCCGAGCTACGACCGAGTTATAAGCCCGACGCCGAGGGGCGTTGACGCGTTGGCTTTAACGCTCTCGAAGGCCGAGCGCTGGCTTCACTACTACGACTTCGTTCACGAAAACGAGATTGAAGCCTTCAGGCGGAGAATACTTGAGGAATGCCAAAAACTCGGAAGGGAGTGCTCCGTGAGGGTGAAGAAGGTGAGCGACTTCAAGCCCCACGTGTTTAAGGTGTGTGCAGATATCAAAGTGGAAGAAAAGAGGGTTTAG
- a CDS encoding type ISP restriction/modification enzyme has protein sequence MKPGVLKGYSRALKRVHESGKTTEYSYRPAFHEFLRGLFPKEYDVRIIHEPGRETFGAPDFKISTDGGILGYIETKAPDVNLHNLPKRDKGQIKRYVERLDNFILTNYLDFILYQRGEKVDEVSLLDENFNLIESNVERFQRLIERFLSFTVPKIKDPENLARILAKRARILKDIVLENLGNDEGLQHLYKAFREHLMSGMTKSEFADAYAQTVVYGLFMARFTIDGELTRENVAFRGVPKSLRVVHEIFKYVASELPDYLEWILDELIAILNNVDVEELKRRFHFGNGEFDPFLHFYETFLAEYNPHLRKSKGVYYTPIPVVEFIVNSVDEILTEKFGKRLHQEGVTILDPATGTGTFLAGVLNRIHKNVRGELFQLYLKERLLNNIYGFEILISPYLVAHLKLSMVLNQWGIKLKDNERFKIYLTNALDIMRERGQAGLFEMALDRESEEADKVKRDAKIFVVIGNPPYDVKPSEGWIAELMEDYLHGLGVEKEKKKGALQDDYVKFIRFAQWKIDQNGKGIVGFITNNSYLDGLVHRRMRQSLMESFDEIYILNLHGNARRGEDDENVFDIQQGVAIALFVKLREGKHRAEECKVYYRSIVNDEGKTTREEKYEFLRNNTWKTVEWEEIKPKEPYYFFVPKDLSLEEEYSKFPKLDEIFEVYSSGVETQNDAATIAFTREELKQRIKDFLELSTEEIRRKYGVKDKSVWTLNDAMKALNSDFLKYKDFEKWFGERAKLYLYRPFDYRWVLYLPRKFIGRARYDVMKHFVLGDNLGLLTMRQVYLKDDEYTHFLAVNSIPDRRIFLSNRSAAVVFPLYLYSDDRKTRRPNIKPEFLEELRKRYGDITPEDFLYYAYAVLHDPKYRKRYAEFLKFDFPRIPLYDKETFEKYRKIGEELVRLHLMKVDFPIEPKLVGDDLTIERVKYDGKDCVAINRTTKLCGIPPEVWNYTIGGYRVIEKYLKGRKGRKLSLEELEHIYKVVEILKRTIELVKELEKIEPKF, from the coding sequence ATGAAGCCCGGTGTTTTAAAGGGCTATTCACGGGCTCTTAAACGAGTTCATGAGTCCGGGAAAACGACTGAGTACTCGTACAGACCAGCCTTCCACGAGTTTCTGCGCGGTCTTTTTCCGAAGGAATATGATGTCAGGATAATACACGAACCGGGAAGGGAAACCTTTGGGGCCCCCGATTTCAAGATATCCACAGATGGGGGAATACTGGGCTACATTGAAACGAAGGCCCCCGATGTGAACCTCCACAATCTGCCCAAGAGAGACAAAGGTCAAATCAAGCGCTACGTTGAGAGACTTGATAATTTCATCTTGACGAACTATCTGGATTTCATCCTGTACCAGAGGGGAGAAAAAGTTGATGAGGTTTCTCTGCTTGATGAGAACTTTAATTTGATTGAATCGAACGTTGAGCGGTTTCAGAGGCTGATTGAGAGGTTTTTGAGCTTCACCGTTCCAAAGATTAAAGACCCCGAGAATCTTGCCAGAATACTCGCAAAGAGGGCGAGGATTCTCAAAGACATTGTTCTTGAGAACCTTGGAAACGACGAAGGGCTTCAGCACCTCTACAAGGCATTTAGAGAGCACCTCATGAGTGGGATGACGAAGAGTGAGTTCGCTGATGCCTATGCTCAAACTGTTGTTTATGGCCTCTTCATGGCGAGGTTTACAATAGATGGGGAGCTCACGAGGGAAAACGTTGCATTTAGAGGTGTTCCGAAGTCCCTTCGTGTCGTCCACGAGATATTCAAGTACGTCGCCTCGGAACTTCCCGATTACCTTGAGTGGATTCTCGATGAGCTCATAGCCATACTCAACAACGTTGACGTTGAGGAGCTCAAGAGGCGCTTCCACTTCGGAAACGGCGAGTTTGACCCGTTTCTGCACTTCTACGAGACTTTTCTGGCGGAGTACAATCCCCATCTGAGGAAATCAAAGGGCGTTTATTACACTCCCATTCCGGTAGTTGAGTTCATAGTTAACTCAGTGGACGAGATACTCACGGAGAAGTTTGGAAAGAGGCTTCACCAGGAGGGCGTTACAATTCTCGACCCCGCTACCGGAACGGGAACTTTCCTCGCTGGAGTCCTCAACAGGATACACAAGAACGTCAGGGGAGAACTCTTCCAGCTCTACCTCAAAGAGAGGCTTTTGAACAACATTTACGGCTTTGAGATACTCATCTCCCCCTACCTCGTGGCACACCTCAAGCTCTCCATGGTACTTAACCAGTGGGGTATAAAGCTGAAGGATAATGAGCGGTTTAAGATTTACCTCACCAACGCCCTTGACATAATGCGCGAGCGCGGGCAGGCCGGACTCTTTGAGATGGCTCTGGACAGGGAGAGCGAGGAGGCAGATAAGGTCAAGAGAGATGCAAAGATTTTCGTCGTCATTGGAAACCCGCCGTATGATGTCAAGCCGAGCGAGGGCTGGATTGCTGAGCTCATGGAGGATTACCTTCACGGCCTTGGCGTTGAGAAGGAGAAGAAGAAAGGTGCTTTGCAGGACGACTACGTCAAGTTCATACGCTTCGCCCAGTGGAAGATAGACCAGAACGGCAAAGGAATAGTCGGTTTCATCACGAACAACTCTTACCTTGACGGTCTTGTCCACAGGAGAATGAGGCAGAGCCTGATGGAGAGCTTCGACGAAATTTACATCCTCAACCTGCACGGAAACGCGAGAAGAGGTGAAGATGATGAGAACGTCTTCGACATTCAGCAGGGCGTTGCGATAGCTCTCTTCGTTAAGCTCAGGGAAGGAAAGCACAGGGCCGAGGAGTGCAAAGTCTATTACCGCTCGATAGTGAACGATGAAGGCAAAACGACGAGAGAGGAAAAGTACGAGTTTTTGAGAAACAATACTTGGAAGACCGTTGAGTGGGAGGAGATTAAGCCCAAAGAGCCATACTACTTTTTCGTGCCAAAAGACTTGAGCCTTGAGGAGGAATACTCCAAGTTCCCAAAGCTGGACGAGATTTTTGAAGTTTACAGTTCGGGGGTTGAGACGCAGAACGATGCGGCTACGATAGCATTCACAAGAGAAGAACTAAAACAACGCATTAAGGACTTTTTAGAACTTAGTACTGAAGAAATACGTCGTAAGTACGGTGTTAAGGACAAGAGCGTCTGGACTTTGAATGATGCTATGAAGGCTCTTAACTCAGATTTTTTGAAGTATAAAGACTTTGAGAAATGGTTTGGTGAGAGGGCAAAATTGTATCTCTATCGGCCGTTTGATTATAGATGGGTGTTGTATCTGCCAAGAAAATTCATTGGGAGAGCTCGGTATGATGTTATGAAACATTTCGTTCTTGGAGATAACTTAGGTCTCCTCACAATGAGACAAGTTTACTTAAAAGATGATGAGTACACTCACTTCCTAGCTGTGAATAGTATCCCGGATAGGCGAATTTTCCTCAGTAACAGGAGTGCGGCTGTTGTCTTCCCCCTCTACCTCTACTCCGACGACAGAAAAACCAGAAGACCCAACATCAAGCCAGAGTTTCTCGAAGAGCTCAGGAAACGGTACGGCGACATAACTCCAGAGGACTTTCTCTACTACGCCTACGCAGTTCTCCACGACCCCAAGTACAGGAAGCGCTACGCGGAGTTCCTCAAGTTCGACTTTCCGAGGATTCCGCTATACGACAAAGAGACCTTCGAGAAGTATCGGAAAATCGGCGAGGAGCTGGTAAGGCTTCACCTGATGAAGGTTGACTTCCCAATAGAGCCGAAACTCGTCGGCGACGACTTGACTATCGAGAGAGTCAAGTACGATGGAAAGGACTGCGTGGCGATAAACAGGACAACGAAGCTCTGTGGCATTCCGCCGGAGGTCTGGAACTACACTATCGGCGGCTACCGCGTGATAGAGAAGTACCTCAAGGGCAGGAAGGGGAGAAAGCTCAGCTTAGAAGAGCTTGAGCACATTTACAAGGTCGTGGAAATACTAAAGCGGACGATAGAGCTCGTGAAGGAGCTTGAAAAGATAGAGCCAAAGTTTTGA
- a CDS encoding DUF402 domain-containing protein — protein MSTDTGLTVRIRGIYSTALTKLFLDRGFGISQPSNKIVERFGLEKTYDEFDVDIYDKKDRHGVVLVGNAVEEAKAVLEDELIDVFFRRLSYQLYGIYKGLVVKVDDRYVYVDLGSAIGTLPKNELPRANEGDEVLVQVKKHNLLPHLSTTLTIPGDYAVLIPKPIGAQRHVKISRKIRDNQERERLRILGLSIDLGEWGILWRTAAAYKDWNTLRDEIVRLSKLADRLAKADTYFAPSLIIEGRNIYEVEFGGGAKKKLDEIRNKVVPTVEGHHQLKAKDPELGFAVEIAEGILAKVPGQRMKVNQGFWEALIENKGPRRGWLFSLDHVKPDGQRIRIGPGEVLEVSHNPLKVTIKRHLKPGKFYDGLDLPIEFGDYAITEIEAGKWWFVHRYYDKNGNLKGEYYNINTPVEIYPDGARYVDLEVDIVKWPDGTKEIIDKEKLAEHYEEGVISEKLYKAVLRITQEVYERI, from the coding sequence GTGTCTACAGACACAGGGCTTACGGTTAGGATTCGGGGCATCTACTCAACGGCCCTAACGAAGCTCTTCCTCGACAGGGGCTTCGGCATAAGCCAGCCGAGCAACAAGATAGTCGAGCGCTTCGGCCTTGAGAAGACCTACGACGAGTTCGACGTTGACATCTACGACAAGAAGGACAGGCACGGCGTCGTTCTCGTTGGAAACGCAGTTGAAGAGGCCAAAGCCGTTCTCGAAGACGAGCTCATCGACGTCTTCTTCAGGAGGCTCTCCTACCAGCTTTACGGCATCTACAAGGGTCTCGTTGTTAAGGTTGATGATAGGTACGTTTATGTTGACCTCGGGAGCGCGATAGGAACCCTCCCCAAGAACGAGCTCCCGAGGGCGAACGAAGGGGACGAGGTTCTCGTTCAGGTGAAGAAGCACAACCTCCTGCCACACCTCAGCACTACCCTCACGATTCCCGGCGACTACGCGGTTTTGATTCCCAAGCCGATAGGCGCGCAGAGGCACGTGAAGATTTCGAGGAAGATAAGGGACAACCAGGAGCGCGAGAGGCTCAGAATCCTCGGCCTGAGCATAGACCTCGGCGAGTGGGGAATCCTCTGGAGAACCGCCGCGGCCTACAAGGACTGGAACACCCTGAGGGACGAGATAGTTCGCTTGTCAAAGCTCGCCGACAGACTGGCCAAGGCCGACACCTACTTCGCCCCGTCGCTCATCATCGAGGGCAGGAACATCTACGAGGTCGAGTTCGGTGGTGGTGCCAAGAAGAAGCTCGACGAGATAAGGAACAAGGTCGTCCCGACCGTTGAGGGCCACCACCAGCTCAAGGCTAAAGACCCCGAGCTCGGCTTCGCGGTTGAGATAGCGGAGGGAATCCTCGCCAAGGTTCCCGGCCAGAGAATGAAGGTGAACCAGGGCTTCTGGGAGGCTTTAATAGAAAACAAGGGGCCGAGGAGGGGCTGGCTCTTCAGCCTCGACCACGTCAAGCCCGACGGCCAGAGGATAAGGATTGGGCCGGGTGAAGTTCTGGAGGTCAGCCACAACCCGCTCAAGGTCACGATAAAGAGGCACCTCAAGCCCGGCAAGTTCTACGACGGCCTCGACCTCCCGATAGAGTTCGGCGACTACGCCATAACTGAAATCGAGGCCGGCAAGTGGTGGTTCGTGCACAGGTATTACGACAAGAACGGCAACCTGAAGGGCGAGTACTACAACATCAACACGCCGGTCGAGATTTACCCCGATGGAGCGCGCTACGTTGACCTTGAGGTTGACATCGTTAAATGGCCGGACGGAACGAAGGAGATAATCGACAAGGAGAAGCTGGCAGAGCACTACGAAGAGGGGGTAATAAGCGAGAAGCTCTACAAGGCCGTGCTGAGGATTACGCAGGAGGTCTACGAGAGGATTTAG